In the genome of Macellibacteroides fermentans, one region contains:
- a CDS encoding glycine--tRNA ligase, with product MAQEDVFKKLVSHCKEYGFVFPSSEIYDGLGAVYDYGQMGVELKNNLKKYWWDSMTLLNDNVVGIDSAIFMHPTIWKASGHVDAFNDPLIDNKDSKKRYRADVLIEDYLAKLDEKIDKEVAKAAKRFGESFDEAQFRATNPRVLENQAKRDEVHARFAKDLNDANFEDLRDLIIECEIVCPISGTRNWTDVRQFNLMFSTEMGSTADGAMKVYLRPETAQGIFVNFLNVQKTGRMKIPFGIAQIGKAFRNEIVARQFIFRMREFEQMEMQFFVRPGEELDWFAKWKQARLNWHKALGLGDQKYRYHDHDKLAHYANAATDIEFEMPFGFKEVEGIHSRTDFDLSQHEKFSGKKMQYFDPELNKSYTPYVIETSIGVDRLFLSVLAGSYCEETLENGETRVVLKLPAQVAPVKLAVMPLVKKDGLPEKANEIINDLKFDFRCQYDEKDSIGKRYRRQDAIGTPFCITVDHDTLNDNCVTIRFRDTMLQERVPINKLHDIISEKVNMKSLFKKINE from the coding sequence ATGGCACAAGAAGATGTATTTAAGAAGTTAGTTTCGCACTGTAAAGAATACGGATTCGTATTCCCGTCCTCAGAAATCTACGACGGCTTAGGGGCAGTGTACGATTATGGACAGATGGGAGTTGAACTTAAAAACAATCTGAAGAAATATTGGTGGGATAGCATGACCTTGCTGAACGACAACGTTGTGGGGATTGATTCTGCTATCTTTATGCATCCTACTATCTGGAAAGCTTCTGGCCATGTGGATGCCTTTAACGATCCTTTGATTGATAACAAGGATTCTAAAAAACGTTATCGCGCAGATGTTTTGATTGAAGATTATCTGGCTAAACTTGACGAGAAGATTGACAAAGAGGTTGCCAAAGCGGCCAAACGTTTCGGTGAATCGTTTGATGAGGCACAGTTCCGTGCTACAAATCCAAGGGTGCTTGAAAACCAGGCTAAAAGGGATGAAGTACATGCCCGCTTTGCAAAAGACCTGAACGATGCCAATTTTGAAGACCTTCGTGATCTTATCATCGAATGCGAAATAGTATGTCCTATATCAGGTACCAGAAACTGGACCGATGTACGTCAGTTCAATCTGATGTTTTCTACCGAAATGGGATCTACAGCCGACGGCGCCATGAAGGTGTACCTTCGTCCCGAAACTGCTCAGGGTATTTTTGTTAATTTCCTGAATGTGCAGAAAACCGGCCGTATGAAAATTCCGTTTGGTATTGCACAGATCGGTAAAGCATTCCGTAACGAAATTGTGGCTCGTCAGTTCATTTTCCGTATGCGTGAATTCGAGCAGATGGAGATGCAATTCTTTGTTCGTCCGGGAGAAGAGCTGGATTGGTTTGCCAAATGGAAGCAAGCCCGTCTGAACTGGCACAAAGCGTTGGGATTGGGTGATCAGAAGTACCGTTATCATGACCACGACAAGCTGGCTCACTATGCCAATGCCGCTACAGATATTGAATTTGAAATGCCTTTCGGATTCAAAGAGGTGGAAGGTATACACAGCCGTACAGATTTCGACTTAAGTCAGCATGAGAAATTTTCAGGCAAGAAAATGCAGTATTTCGATCCTGAATTGAATAAGAGCTATACACCGTATGTAATTGAAACCTCTATTGGGGTAGACCGCCTGTTCCTTAGTGTTCTGGCCGGTTCGTATTGTGAAGAGACTTTGGAAAATGGCGAAACCCGTGTGGTTCTGAAATTGCCAGCTCAGGTTGCTCCTGTTAAGCTTGCTGTAATGCCATTGGTAAAGAAAGATGGACTTCCTGAAAAGGCCAACGAAATCATAAACGATCTGAAGTTTGATTTCCGTTGTCAGTACGATGAAAAAGATTCCATCGGTAAACGTTACCGTCGTCAGGATGCCATAGGTACTCCTTTCTGTATTACGGTTGACCATGATACGTTGAACGATAATTGTGTAACAATCCGTTTCCGTGATACCATGTTGCAGGAACGTGTTCCTATCAATAAGCTGCACGATATTATTTCGGAAAAGGTTAATATGAAATCACTTTTCAAAAAAATAAACGAATGA
- a CDS encoding DNA gyrase/topoisomerase IV subunit A produces MRPEDITELNDNEDNKENEVELTENDNQETSTHSEYKIPGKTEGRVSYHLSGMYQDWFLDYASYVILERAVPHINDGLKPVQRRILHSMKRLDDGRYNKVANIVGHTMQFHPHGDASIGDALVQLGQKDLLIDCQGNWGNILTGDGAAAPRYIEARLSKFALETVFNPKTTHWQQSYDGRNKEPITLPVKFPLLLAQGVEGIAVGLASKILPHNFNELLDASIAYLQDRPFILYPDFQTGGSIDISKYNDGERGGSVKVRAKISKLDNKTLVISEIPYGKTTSTIIESILKANDKGKIKIKKVDDNTARNVEILVHLAPGVSSDKTIDALYAFTDCEISISPNCCVIRDNKPHFLGVSEVLRHSADDTLHLLRTELEIEKAEQEEALFFASLEKIFIEERIYKDKEFENSKDMDEAVAHIDMRLTPFKPSFIREVTREDILKLMEIKMGRILKFNSDKSEAFIAQTKEAINKIDYHLNNIVQYTVDWFAMLKEKYGKNYPRMTEIRNFDTIEASKVVEANEKLYINREEGFIGMSLKKDEFVCNCSDIDDIIIFFRDGTYKVVKVSDKMFVGKNVLYLNVFKRNDNRTIYNVIYRDGKTAPHYIKRFAVTGVTRDKDYDLTKGTPGSRIVYFSANPNGEAETVKVILKPKPRQKLLVFEKDFSSIAIKGRASMGNLLTKAEVHKITLKQKGSSTLGGRQVWFDRDVLRLNYDGRGEALGEFLSDDLILVICRNGDFFTTNFDLSNHYEDNILIIEKFDSSKVWTAALWDADQKYNYLKRFQLESSSRKQNFLGENTESRLLLLTDETYPRIEVIFGGHDSFRETLVLDAEEFIAVKGFKAKGKRISTYEVETVNELEPVRFPQENKDTSETVEEDEENLDDKSNTDILDEITGQMKLFDE; encoded by the coding sequence ATGAGACCGGAAGATATTACAGAGCTGAACGACAACGAAGACAACAAGGAAAATGAAGTGGAGTTAACCGAAAACGACAATCAGGAAACCTCCACCCATTCAGAATATAAAATACCTGGAAAAACAGAAGGAAGAGTATCATATCACCTTTCCGGCATGTATCAGGACTGGTTCCTTGATTATGCTTCGTATGTGATATTGGAACGTGCTGTACCTCATATAAATGACGGATTAAAGCCGGTTCAACGACGGATCCTTCACTCCATGAAGCGTCTGGACGACGGCCGCTACAATAAAGTGGCAAACATTGTTGGTCACACCATGCAGTTCCACCCGCACGGAGACGCATCCATTGGTGATGCCCTCGTACAGTTGGGACAAAAAGATTTGTTGATTGATTGCCAGGGAAACTGGGGGAATATACTTACAGGTGATGGTGCTGCTGCGCCCCGTTACATTGAAGCCCGCTTATCCAAATTTGCTCTTGAAACGGTTTTCAATCCTAAAACAACTCACTGGCAGCAATCGTATGACGGACGCAATAAGGAACCTATCACCCTGCCGGTCAAGTTTCCACTTCTGCTGGCTCAGGGAGTGGAGGGTATCGCTGTAGGTCTGGCATCAAAAATCCTGCCGCATAACTTCAACGAACTGCTGGATGCCAGTATAGCCTATCTGCAAGACAGACCATTTATCCTATATCCCGATTTTCAGACGGGGGGATCTATCGATATATCCAAGTACAACGATGGCGAACGGGGAGGTTCCGTTAAGGTGAGGGCCAAGATTTCCAAACTTGATAATAAAACGCTTGTTATCAGCGAAATCCCCTATGGAAAAACAACGTCTACCATCATTGAGTCAATCCTGAAAGCGAACGACAAGGGGAAAATAAAGATCAAGAAGGTCGACGATAATACAGCCCGTAATGTGGAGATTCTCGTTCACCTTGCGCCGGGCGTATCCTCGGATAAGACGATTGATGCGCTGTATGCATTTACGGACTGTGAAATCAGTATATCGCCCAATTGCTGCGTAATCAGAGACAACAAACCTCATTTCCTGGGTGTAAGTGAAGTCCTGCGCCATTCGGCAGACGACACCCTCCACTTGCTGCGAACTGAACTGGAAATTGAGAAAGCCGAGCAGGAAGAGGCTCTGTTTTTTGCATCGCTGGAGAAAATCTTCATCGAAGAGCGGATTTACAAGGACAAGGAATTTGAGAATTCGAAAGACATGGACGAGGCTGTAGCACATATTGATATGCGTCTAACCCCGTTCAAACCATCGTTTATTCGGGAAGTTACCCGCGAAGACATTCTCAAGCTGATGGAGATCAAGATGGGCCGTATCCTGAAATTCAATTCGGACAAAAGTGAAGCCTTTATCGCTCAGACGAAAGAGGCAATCAACAAAATAGATTACCACCTGAATAATATCGTTCAATATACGGTGGATTGGTTTGCCATGCTGAAAGAAAAATACGGCAAGAACTATCCCCGAATGACCGAAATTCGCAATTTTGACACAATTGAGGCTTCCAAGGTTGTGGAGGCAAACGAGAAATTATACATTAACAGGGAAGAGGGATTCATCGGAATGAGTCTGAAGAAAGATGAATTCGTATGCAATTGCTCCGACATCGATGATATTATTATTTTCTTCCGCGACGGAACCTACAAAGTGGTCAAGGTTTCGGACAAAATGTTTGTGGGAAAGAACGTTCTCTATCTGAATGTATTTAAGCGGAACGACAACCGCACCATATACAACGTAATTTACCGGGATGGCAAAACGGCTCCGCATTACATCAAAAGATTTGCGGTTACCGGAGTAACGCGCGACAAGGACTACGATCTAACCAAAGGCACTCCAGGCTCAAGGATTGTGTATTTTAGTGCAAATCCCAATGGAGAAGCAGAAACGGTTAAGGTTATCTTAAAACCCAAACCCCGTCAGAAGTTACTTGTATTCGAAAAAGACTTCAGTTCAATTGCAATCAAGGGACGTGCCTCCATGGGTAATCTGCTCACTAAAGCCGAGGTGCATAAAATTACACTGAAGCAAAAAGGCAGCTCCACTCTGGGGGGAAGGCAGGTCTGGTTCGACAGAGACGTACTCCGGTTAAACTACGACGGCAGAGGAGAGGCTTTGGGCGAGTTCCTGAGCGACGACCTGATTCTGGTAATTTGCCGGAATGGCGACTTCTTCACAACCAATTTTGACCTGAGCAATCACTATGAAGATAATATCCTCATTATAGAAAAATTCGACTCGTCGAAGGTGTGGACTGCCGCACTGTGGGATGCCGACCAGAAGTACAATTACCTGAAACGGTTCCAGCTGGAATCAAGTTCGCGTAAGCAAAACTTTTTGGGCGAGAATACAGAAAGCAGGCTCTTGCTTCTTACCGATGAAACCTATCCGCGCATCGAAGTCATATTTGGCGGACACGACAGCTTCAGGGAAACCCTGGTGTTGGATGCCGAAGAATTTATTGCGGTAAAAGGATTTAAAGCAAAAGGAAAACGCATCTCAACTTACGAGGTTGAAACCGTAAATGAACTTGAACCGGTTCGTTTCCCTCAGGAAAACAAGGATACAAGTGAAACGGTTGAAGAGGATGAGGAAAATTTGGACGATAAAAGCAATACAGATATTCTGGATGAAATAACGGGACAGATGAAACTATTTGATGAATAA
- a CDS encoding DUF3316 domain-containing protein produces MKRIVSLLIITLYLSSSLTAQEDKGEQPWSVNEATLVGAGGYNIKDSYLSPLKYTGWGLRILNERMKMTRLANYNVSRQQFINLDLAFTRNPAETASSFAGFADYSLGYHYHFLPDPNLKILTGASLKGLFGFIYNTRNGNNPASAKAEIDLNLSAMAIYRLQLKEYPVTLRYQVEIPLSGVMFSPHFGQSYYEIFNLGNNDGVVLFSSLHNKFGIRNYLTADFPVGNFTIRAGYLNSYYNTDVNGIQSHIVSHSFLIGFVKEFVSFGGKKLKKTNSYNSAYY; encoded by the coding sequence ATGAAGCGTATAGTCAGCCTTCTGATCATAACTCTTTATCTTTCGTCTTCGCTTACAGCCCAGGAAGACAAAGGAGAACAACCATGGTCCGTCAATGAAGCAACCCTTGTGGGTGCGGGTGGGTATAATATTAAAGACTCCTACCTTTCTCCCCTCAAGTACACCGGATGGGGACTGAGAATTCTTAATGAAAGGATGAAGATGACAAGGCTGGCCAATTACAACGTATCCCGGCAACAGTTTATCAATCTGGATCTTGCATTTACCCGTAATCCGGCCGAAACAGCTTCCTCCTTTGCGGGGTTTGCCGATTATAGCTTAGGATATCATTACCACTTCCTGCCCGACCCAAATCTCAAGATACTTACCGGTGCTTCTCTTAAAGGATTATTCGGTTTTATTTACAATACAAGAAATGGAAACAATCCGGCTTCTGCCAAGGCAGAGATTGACCTGAATCTCTCGGCCATGGCTATCTATAGGCTTCAGCTGAAAGAGTATCCGGTAACCTTACGTTATCAGGTAGAAATCCCGCTATCCGGAGTCATGTTCTCTCCACATTTCGGACAATCTTATTACGAAATATTCAATTTGGGAAATAACGATGGTGTCGTGCTATTCAGCTCACTGCACAACAAATTCGGCATACGCAATTACCTTACGGCCGACTTTCCGGTTGGTAATTTCACAATCCGGGCCGGCTACCTCAATTCCTATTACAATACAGATGTAAATGGGATACAGAGTCACATCGTATCTCATTCGTTTCTTATCGGTTTTGTAAAAGAATTTGTATCTTTTGGCGGTAAAAAGCTTAAGAAGACTAACAGCTATAACAGTGCCTATTATTGA
- a CDS encoding S41 family peptidase: MKKSIPYCLLLLVSFWLFSCEKADEYSSAPRENFEALWKIMDEHYCFFEYKDVDWNDVYARYSVQVTDTMKQDQLFKLLGEMLNELKDGHTNLISSFDVSRYWKWYEDYPANFSEDIQENYLGTDYMIAGGMKYKKLSKDVGYIYYGSFSNAVGETNLDYILMYFKDCKAIILDVRDNGGGSLTYSDRIAARFLDNKITTGYILHKTGTGHNDFSRPYELTLIPSERVRWLRPVVVLTNRHCFSATNDFVNKMKMMPHSTILGDRTGGGSGFPFNSELPNGWSVRFSASPMLNAAMEHTEFGIDPDVKVNMLTEDMQRGKDTLIEAALQLIERMNIKI; this comes from the coding sequence ATGAAAAAAAGCATACCATATTGCCTGCTTCTCCTTGTGTCGTTCTGGCTGTTTTCGTGTGAGAAAGCCGACGAGTACTCTTCTGCTCCGAGGGAAAACTTCGAAGCTCTCTGGAAAATCATGGACGAACACTACTGTTTCTTTGAATATAAGGATGTAGATTGGAACGATGTGTATGCCCGTTACAGCGTGCAGGTTACCGACACCATGAAGCAAGATCAGCTATTCAAATTGCTTGGCGAAATGCTGAATGAACTAAAAGACGGTCACACGAATCTTATCTCCTCCTTTGATGTAAGCCGGTACTGGAAATGGTATGAAGACTATCCTGCTAATTTCTCGGAAGATATTCAGGAAAACTACCTCGGAACCGATTACATGATTGCGGGTGGAATGAAATACAAGAAACTTTCCAAAGATGTTGGCTACATTTATTACGGAAGCTTCTCCAATGCCGTTGGGGAGACCAACCTGGACTATATTTTAATGTATTTCAAAGATTGCAAGGCAATTATTCTGGACGTTCGGGATAACGGAGGAGGTTCGTTAACCTATTCCGACAGGATCGCTGCACGCTTCCTTGATAATAAAATTACAACCGGTTATATTTTACATAAAACAGGAACCGGGCACAACGATTTCTCCAGACCTTACGAACTTACCCTCATCCCGTCCGAACGTGTACGGTGGCTGCGTCCGGTGGTTGTACTCACCAACCGACATTGCTTTAGTGCAACAAACGATTTTGTGAACAAGATGAAGATGATGCCTCACTCAACCATTCTTGGTGATCGCACCGGGGGGGGAAGTGGTTTTCCTTTCAATTCGGAACTTCCCAATGGATGGAGTGTCCGGTTTTCTGCCAGTCCGATGTTAAATGCAGCTATGGAGCATACCGAATTCGGAATCGATCCGGACGTGAAGGTCAATATGCTTACCGAAGACATGCAACGGGGTAAAGACACCCTAATTGAAGCTGCATTGCAGCTTATCGAACGGATGAACATTAAAATTTAA
- a CDS encoding AI-2E family transporter translates to MSFKEQYWKYSLIIIIIALGIVLFIEFIPFLGGILGAFTIYILLRKQMLFLVVKKGFKKNRVALLLLAEAVLCFLIPLFFVVWLLVNKLQHLNLDTASLLRTAEHIADLIRIKTGYNLFDKKNIDMVLGLLPNIGQVLVGSLSGFAVNMVTLLFVLFFMLIGGKEMENYVYDLLPFNDREKRNVLNEINVIVRSNAIGIPLLGIIQGLIALIAYLIFGVPSALLFCVLTCVATIIPVVGTALVWVPLVIYLFLTGEWGNAIGLLAYSLIIITNIDNLIRFVLQKKIADTHPLITIFGVIIGLSLFGFMGIIFGPLLISVFILCVDIFKKEYIEEGVTADNEILPDEVVPGDGQVKDEE, encoded by the coding sequence ATGAGCTTTAAAGAACAATACTGGAAATATTCCCTGATTATAATTATTATTGCCCTGGGGATCGTGTTATTTATTGAATTTATTCCCTTCCTGGGCGGAATCTTAGGTGCTTTCACCATTTATATCCTGTTGAGAAAGCAGATGCTTTTTCTGGTTGTAAAGAAGGGATTCAAAAAAAACAGGGTGGCTCTTCTTTTATTGGCCGAGGCTGTTCTCTGTTTTCTGATTCCTTTGTTTTTTGTAGTGTGGTTGTTGGTAAATAAGCTTCAGCACCTGAATCTGGACACTGCTTCATTGTTACGTACTGCCGAGCATATTGCCGACCTGATCCGGATTAAGACGGGATACAATTTATTTGACAAGAAGAATATTGATATGGTGCTTGGACTGTTGCCTAATATCGGACAGGTGTTGGTGGGGAGTTTAAGTGGATTTGCCGTGAATATGGTGACGTTGCTTTTCGTCCTGTTCTTTATGTTGATAGGAGGGAAGGAGATGGAAAATTACGTGTATGATCTGTTGCCCTTCAATGACAGGGAAAAGCGGAATGTGCTGAACGAAATCAATGTAATAGTGAGATCCAATGCCATCGGTATTCCGTTATTGGGTATTATTCAAGGCCTAATTGCTCTTATTGCTTATCTTATATTCGGTGTTCCCAGTGCATTGCTTTTTTGTGTGCTTACCTGTGTGGCTACCATTATTCCTGTGGTTGGTACTGCATTGGTGTGGGTACCCCTCGTTATTTATCTATTCTTAACCGGCGAATGGGGTAATGCAATCGGTCTGCTGGCCTATTCGTTGATCATAATTACCAATATCGATAACCTGATTCGTTTTGTCTTGCAGAAAAAGATTGCGGATACTCATCCTTTGATAACAATTTTTGGGGTGATTATCGGTCTTTCCTTATTCGGATTTATGGGCATTATATTCGGGCCATTATTAATATCGGTGTTTATTCTTTGTGTCGATATTTTCAAAAAAGAGTATATTGAAGAGGGTGTTACTGCTGACAATGAGATTCTCCCTGATGAAGTTGTTCCGGGTGATGGTCAGGTTAAGGACGAAGAATAA
- a CDS encoding potassium/proton antiporter produces MLHNAEEVLLICSVILFVSILAGKAGFRVGLPALLLFLGIGMLFGSDGLGLQFSNPQIAQFIGMIALSIILFSGGMDTKLSEIKPIASQGVVLATLGVLVTTAITGYFIFWLTGLVAGYETLTLAESLLMAAVMSSTDSASVFSILRSKGVYLKQRLRPTLELESGSNDPMAYMLTIILIAYIQSNGMNFLDGAISLAVQLILGLIAGYILGKVSVWIINKVNVENQSLYPILLLAVIFFIFSITSLLKGNGYLAVYIAGLVVGNTKIIHKKSIVTFFDGFTWLWQIVMFITLGLLVNPHELLPVAGIGLTVGIFMIIFARPITVFLCLLPFRNFTTKAKLYISWVGLRGAVPIIFATYPLIAGIENANLIFNVVFFITILSLLVQGTTVTHVARWLHLTDAPDRKDEFGIELPEEIKSAMSEIDITKEVLSHGNKLMQLKLPDHTLAVMVKRDGKYFIPKGNTELHENDKLLMISDNDEALLQSYESLGIKGFTMKKN; encoded by the coding sequence ATGTTACATAATGCCGAAGAAGTTTTATTAATCTGTTCAGTCATTTTATTTGTAAGTATCCTGGCCGGTAAAGCCGGCTTCAGAGTCGGATTGCCCGCCCTGCTATTATTTTTGGGAATAGGGATGCTCTTTGGAAGCGACGGTCTGGGTCTGCAGTTCAGCAATCCGCAGATTGCCCAGTTCATCGGGATGATTGCACTTAGTATCATCCTGTTTTCGGGAGGTATGGATACAAAACTATCCGAAATAAAACCGATTGCATCGCAAGGAGTTGTATTGGCAACGCTCGGGGTATTGGTAACTACCGCTATAACGGGATATTTTATATTCTGGCTTACAGGGCTGGTTGCCGGTTACGAAACACTGACACTGGCAGAATCATTACTAATGGCGGCTGTTATGTCGTCGACCGACTCAGCTTCTGTTTTTTCCATTCTGCGAAGCAAAGGGGTTTACCTCAAACAACGCCTTCGACCCACCCTCGAGCTGGAAAGCGGAAGTAACGACCCGATGGCCTATATGCTTACCATAATACTGATTGCCTATATCCAGAGTAACGGTATGAATTTTCTGGATGGAGCCATTTCGCTGGCCGTTCAGCTAATATTAGGTTTGATAGCAGGATACATCTTAGGAAAAGTATCGGTATGGATCATTAATAAGGTAAATGTAGAGAATCAATCCCTGTATCCGATACTTTTGCTGGCAGTCATTTTCTTCATCTTTTCAATCACATCGCTCTTAAAAGGAAACGGATATCTGGCTGTCTACATTGCCGGATTGGTGGTTGGAAACACGAAGATTATCCACAAGAAGAGTATTGTAACTTTCTTCGACGGATTCACCTGGTTATGGCAGATCGTAATGTTTATCACGCTGGGGTTGCTGGTTAACCCCCACGAACTGCTTCCTGTGGCTGGAATCGGACTGACGGTTGGTATTTTTATGATTATTTTCGCCCGACCGATAACCGTATTTCTTTGTCTGCTTCCTTTCCGGAATTTCACCACAAAAGCCAAGCTTTACATTTCGTGGGTTGGATTACGCGGAGCTGTTCCCATCATCTTTGCCACCTATCCATTGATAGCGGGCATCGAAAATGCCAACCTTATTTTTAACGTGGTATTCTTTATCACCATCCTTTCACTTTTGGTACAGGGAACAACTGTAACCCATGTTGCCAGGTGGTTGCATCTCACAGACGCTCCGGACAGGAAAGACGAATTCGGCATTGAGCTGCCGGAAGAGATAAAGTCGGCCATGAGCGAAATAGACATCACCAAAGAGGTGTTAAGTCACGGCAACAAACTGATGCAGCTCAAACTGCCCGATCACACATTGGCGGTTATGGTTAAAAGAGATGGGAAATATTTCATACCCAAGGGTAATACCGAACTGCACGAAAACGATAAGTTACTGATGATATCGGACAACGACGAAGCGTTGCTCCAATCGTACGAATCATTGGGTATAAAAGGTTTCACAATGAAAAAGAATTAA
- the porX gene encoding T9SS response regulator signal transducer PorX: MAAKKDRILWADDEIDLLKPHILFLQDKGYEVVPVVSGQDAIDYCREQTFDIIFLDENMPGLTGLETLVFIKEIAPSVPVVMVTKSEEESIMNQAIGNKIADYLIKPVNPNQLLLSIKKNVHQQVIISETTTVGYQQEFNRIGMQINDSLTANDWVEVYKKLVYWELELESGQGPMTDMLRMQKQEANQAFGKFIKKNYLGWMQDSAKRPEMSPDLFKQRVFPMLDNEEKLFFILIDNFRLDQWRVVKELLADYYTYDESLYYSILPTATQYARNAIFSGLMPQQIAKMFPELWVDEDSEEGKNLNEAPLIQTQIERFRKKYSFSYTKVYDSEHGEKLISSLPQLLHNQLNVVVLNFVDMLSHARTESKTIRELAQTEAAYRSLTRSWFQHSSTLELFKRIAEKGYKVVLTTDHGTIRVNEAVKVIGDKHTTTNLRYKVGKTLNYNPREVFEINDPGKAGLPSPNISSKYIFAMNDSFMAYPNNYNYYVSYYKNTFQHGGISLEEMIIPFVVLDPKR; this comes from the coding sequence ATGGCAGCAAAGAAAGACAGAATCTTATGGGCAGATGATGAGATTGATCTATTAAAACCTCACATCCTGTTCCTGCAAGACAAAGGGTACGAAGTCGTACCTGTAGTAAGTGGACAAGATGCCATTGATTATTGTCGCGAGCAGACCTTCGATATTATCTTCCTTGATGAGAACATGCCCGGACTTACAGGGCTTGAGACGCTGGTATTCATCAAGGAGATTGCACCATCCGTACCGGTTGTAATGGTAACCAAAAGTGAAGAAGAAAGCATCATGAACCAGGCAATCGGCAATAAAATTGCCGATTACCTGATCAAGCCTGTCAACCCCAACCAATTACTTCTTTCAATAAAAAAGAATGTGCACCAGCAGGTTATTATTTCCGAAACCACAACGGTTGGTTATCAACAGGAATTTAACCGGATCGGCATGCAGATAAACGACTCGCTTACGGCAAACGACTGGGTGGAGGTATACAAGAAGCTGGTTTATTGGGAACTGGAGTTGGAAAGCGGACAGGGACCGATGACCGACATGCTGCGTATGCAAAAGCAGGAAGCCAACCAGGCTTTCGGTAAATTCATTAAAAAGAATTATCTGGGATGGATGCAGGATTCTGCCAAGCGGCCCGAAATGAGTCCGGATCTATTCAAGCAAAGGGTATTCCCGATGCTGGACAATGAAGAGAAATTATTCTTTATCCTTATCGATAATTTCCGGCTGGACCAATGGCGCGTTGTAAAAGAGTTGTTGGCCGATTACTACACCTACGACGAATCCCTGTATTACAGCATCCTTCCCACGGCAACCCAATATGCGCGTAACGCCATATTTTCGGGACTTATGCCTCAGCAGATAGCCAAGATGTTTCCGGAACTATGGGTGGACGAGGACAGCGAAGAGGGTAAAAACCTGAACGAAGCCCCGCTCATTCAGACACAGATAGAGCGGTTCCGCAAAAAATATTCATTTTCCTATACCAAGGTGTACGACTCCGAGCATGGCGAAAAGCTAATATCCTCCCTGCCCCAGTTGCTTCACAACCAACTGAACGTAGTGGTGCTCAATTTTGTGGACATGCTTTCGCACGCCCGTACTGAAAGTAAAACCATCCGCGAACTGGCGCAGACCGAAGCAGCCTACCGGAGTCTTACCCGCTCCTGGTTCCAGCACTCTTCCACCCTCGAGCTTTTTAAACGGATTGCAGAGAAGGGCTATAAGGTAGTTCTTACTACAGACCACGGTACAATCAGGGTAAACGAAGCGGTAAAAGTGATTGGCGACAAACATACTACTACCAATTTACGGTATAAAGTGGGAAAAACGCTGAACTATAATCCGCGCGAAGTGTTTGAAATTAATGATCCGGGAAAGGCGGGACTCCCCTCTCCCAACATCAGCAGTAAATATATTTTCGCCATGAACGATAGTTTTATGGCATATCCGAATAATTACAATTATTACGTTTCATATTATAAAAACACCTTTCAGCATGGAGGTATCTCACTCGAGGAGATGATAATACCTTTCGTTGTGCTGGATCCCAAAAGATAA